The following coding sequences lie in one Portunus trituberculatus isolate SZX2019 chromosome 12, ASM1759143v1, whole genome shotgun sequence genomic window:
- the LOC123502614 gene encoding octapeptide-repeat protein T2-like, translated as MAPNQSGRGGGFDLRARAEVGTRAGGRRGGRWVGKHIMRTVGGQRGDQNLPSPSPVPPQQPPPPFPTSPPPAIHLKALKGVWVLFQAPVSPPGERERERERERERERERERERERERERERERERERERYLIGERERERERERERERERERERERERERERERERERERERERERERERERERERERERERERERERERERERERERERERERERERERERERERERERERERERERERERERERERERERERERERERERERERERERERERERERERERERERERERERERERERERERERERERERERERERERERERERERERERERERERREKITLDTVGREKDLC; from the exons ATGGCGCCTAATCAAtcgggaagaggaggtggtttcGATCTGAGGGCGCGGGCGGAGGTGGGAACGCGGGCGGGTGGGCGGCGTGGAGGGCGTTGGGTGGGCAAACACATCATGAGAACAGTGGGTGGGCAGCGAGgcgatcag AACCTCCCCAGTCCCTCCCCAGTCCCTCCCCAGCAACCTCCCCCACCAttccccacctcccctccccccgccATACATCTCAAGGCACTGAAAGGTGTCTGGGTGTTGTTCCAGGCCCCAGTCTCACCCCCAGGG gagagagagagagagagagagagagagagagagagagagagagagagagagagagagagagagagagagagagagagagagagagagagagagagagagagagagagatacttgatTGG agagagagagagagagagagagagagagagagagagagagagagagagagagagagagagagagagagagagagagagagagagagagagagagagagagagagagagagagagagagagagagagagagagagagagagagagagagagagagagagagagagagagagagagagagagagagagagagagagagagagagagagagagagagagagagagagagagagagagagagagagagagagagagagagagagagagagagagagagagagagagagagagagagagagagagagagagagagagagagagagagagagagagagagagagagagagagagagagagagagagagagagagagagagagagagagagagagagagagagag agagagagagagagagagagagagagagagagagagagagagagagagagagagagagagagagagagagagagagagagagagagagagagagagagagagagagagagagagagagagagagagagagagagagagagagagagagagagagagagagagagagagagagagagagagagagagagagagagagagagagagagaggagagaaaaaattaccTTAGACACagtagggagggagaaagatttgtgttga